A genomic region of Alnus glutinosa chromosome 11, dhAlnGlut1.1, whole genome shotgun sequence contains the following coding sequences:
- the LOC133882038 gene encoding pentatricopeptide repeat-containing protein At4g38150 translates to MASLQVQSRISKLVSRPLPYWWRICRLSSSSLEDAGGVRGRFNDDGGNRNSRRNSDQERPPEPIPNRPLRGPANPRFDNNRKLSAANNKADFEFLDKLKLGVGAKQEQEEEKEREVKVETSPPPPPQDAEEIFRKLKETGLIPNAVAMLDGLCKDGLVQEAMKLFGLMREKGTIPEVVIYTAVVEGFCKAQKFDDAKRIFRKMQSNGISPNAVSYSVLIQGFYQCDHLDDAVAFCVEMLEAGHSPNVQTFLGLVARLCLNKGVEEARTVIAALTQKGFFVNEKAIKEYMEKKPAHPHVWEAIFGNETREKPFSF, encoded by the coding sequence ATGGCATCACTGCAAGTGCAGAGCCGGATTTCCAAGCTTGTTTCTAGGCCCCTTCCATATTGGTGGAGAATATGCCGTTTGAGCTCCAGCTCCCTGGAAGATGCCGGCGGCGTCAGAGGACGATTCAACGATGATGGTGGTAACAGAAATAGCCGCCGCAATAGCGACCAAGAGCGTCCTCCTGAGCCCATTCCCAACCGGCCTTTGAGAGGCCCAGCAAATCCCAGATTCGACAATAACAGAAAACTCTCTGCCGCTAACAACAAAGCCGACTTTGAGTTTCTGGATAAATTGAAGCTTGGAGTTGGTGCGAAACAAgagcaagaggaagaaaaagaaagagaagtaaAAGTGGAGACATCACCGCCTCCGCCGCCGCAAGATGCCGAGGAGATCTTCAGGAAGCTGAAGGAAACGGGTCTAATCCCCAATGCCGTGGCCATGCTCGATGGGCTTTGCAAAGACGGGCTTGTTCAAGAGGCCATGAAGCTCTTCGGTTTGATGCGCGAAAAGGGTACGATTCCTGAAGTGGTTATCTACACCGCCGTCGTGGAAGGCTTCTGCAAGGCCCAGAAGTTCGACGATGCCAAAAGGATTTTCAGGAAAATGCAAAGCAATGGGATTTCTCCCAATGCCGTCTCTTACTCCGTGTTGATACAAGGTTTTTATCAGTGCGACCATTTGGACGACGCCGTTGCCTTTTGCGTCGAGATGTTGGAGGCTGGTCACTCTCCGAATGTCCAAACTTTTCTGGGCTTGGTTGCCAGATTGTGTTTGAATAAGGGTGTTGAAGAAGCTCGTACTGTAATTGCAGCGTTAACCCAGAAGGGATTTTTCGTCAACGAGAAAGCTATTAAAGAGTATATGGAGAAAAAACCAGCGCACCCACATGTTTGGGAAGCAATCTTCGGGAACGAAACCCGAGAGAAACCATTTAGTTTTTGA